The Aquila chrysaetos chrysaetos chromosome 18, bAquChr1.4, whole genome shotgun sequence genomic interval TGGCACTGGCTGCGGATGGACCGTTGTTTGTCCTTCTGAAACCATGGGAAGGCACTGGGAGACTTAGCACTTAAGTAACTTCACTGCAAGTGGAAGCAAATTACTCTGACTTGGTGGAACAGTCTGTATGGATATATATACGCATACACACACCAGTTTTTATTCCAAGCCTGGCCAGGCAGCCTTAGCTTAAAGTACCTAAGAGAAAAAATTCAGTGAACAGCCTGGGTTATCTGTGTGGTGAGAATGTACCCTCAGATCTCTTACTTCTTCTGTTTGTCAGGTTTTTGGATAATTTTGAACCAGCTCAGTAAAGTTTCTCTGTTtcctaagtttttttttttctgtttttctactaTTCTTGCCAGGCAACACAGGAtgattttcagggttttttctctATTGCTAATAGAATTTTTTCACAAAACCTGCCAATTTGGCCTGGCCTGGAGCTGGGCTGAAAGAACAGGCTCTTTCTGATGGGCTGCGTTACTGAGATCCTCAGGTGGGATCCCAGCTGCTCAGGAAACGAGATGAGCTCTTGCTCCTCCCCTTAGTGATTTAGTACAAGTCTGGTAAGAGAAGAGAAATtaggaaagcttttttcttcctgaaagcaaTAGGAAGAATCACCATGAGACTGTAAAAATAGGGACTACTGTTTCATCTGTTCTGCAGTGCCTGACCTGTGATTTAAGAGAAGAGTGGtcctgtgctgcagctgaattTCCTTGGCTTGGGAAGTGGAAAGGCAGAATGTGTCACCTGTAGTTGGAGGTAAGAAAGTAAAAAGCCAGGTTAGGAGCAGAGGTGAGCATGGTGTGTGATTGATGGGGGAAGGAGGTGTATAGAGCCAGTGGCCCAAATGGAAATGGGGATGGACATGTTTAGAGATGGGCTAGAAGGGGGTGGCGGGGGTGATAGTAGGGAGAGTGTGAATGGCACAATTGCTTTACTTCTTGCTTTTGGAAGAGCTGGCTGTAGTAAATGTGTGCGCATCGGAGGTAGGGTATGGGGGATTCCGAAGTCACAAGACTGGCTAAACACATCACCGTAACAGAAACGGTCATCTCTTTCCATGTGGACAACTCACCTGTGCTTTGTATATCTCAGCCCATTAGTTGTTTTCTCCATTGTAATTTTGGTACTCGTTCTGTCCTTCCCTCGAATGCTCAATGCTTGTCAAATAGATGTTCTTGGGGCCTGTTGTCACCTTACTGTCTGAAGCTCTCACCACCTCTTTGCCAGTTGCTCTGCACAGTAAGTTAAAAGTCTTTGTTCTTACTGTTAGGGTCCCATCATGTTCTACTGCCCCAAATCCCTGCTGGTCACAGCTTTTTCCCTGCACACTCCTGCTTTTGTGTCTTCTCATGTGTATACAATGCCTTTCCAACCTCCTGTTCCCAGCTCGCTAGGGAAAGGGAATCTTTTCATTGAGCCAACCAAGAAGTGAACTAAatttaataatataataatattagTAAAAAATTTGATAGAATCATGATAATGCGTATGTGCTCGAACTTAGTGACTGGCTAGTTGCTGAATTGCCTCTTCCTGGCTcttctcatttgttttattactttcaATTGGTGTGTAACAATTAAGGTTAGATACCACTTTCCCAGGTGAGATAGGTAGCAGCAAGACTCAGCTGTGCCCCGTGATAAATCATTTACTTATGCCTCCAGAAAAGACATCTTCAGGGAGCAGTGATCTTCACTTTTGCAGGACAGCTTAGATCCAGATTGTTTCATTGATGTAGTTGTAAGTTATTGGACTCAATGACAGTCCTCGGTGTTACTGGTTGTGGCTTCTACTGCAGTTATTTCCTTCAGCAGTACTCCTGGCTCACCATCTAAAGGTGAGGGCTGTCTGTACCTCCTTGACTTTCAAAACTTGGGCAGTCCTTTTCAGTCTGTTTCCCTGTAGTTTGGTGGACAGTTGCTGGACGTGTTGTGGTATTTTGTTCAGTTCCTCTTCCCTAACCTggaacaaaacaacaaaaatggcGATGCTTTGTAATGAGGGATGGAAGTAGATCTGTGTCAAACACATGCAGCAGTTCTTTCTATCTTTCTACCCAAATGTGATCAGAATGTTACTCCAGTTAGCACTGAATTTAGTCAATTTATTCCGGTGTCCGTGGAAGATGGATCTTTtgctataggaaaaaaaaaaaaaaaagactgctcCAGAAGTTTCCCCTCTTATGCATATTTTTAGAGTAATCTTCCAGTCTTTCggtaaaaataaacctgaactTCCAGGATCTATGAAATAAATATAGCACCCACTGTGCTGCCATTAATTAGGTTTTGGTAGTAGGTTGTACATAAACTGTCTGAATTAGCTTGATTTATAAAAAGTAGAGGGGTTTTGGTGATAAAgcaaatactggaaaaatacaCAGCAGAATTAGATGACCTgtttttttgcttcagcagaAGTCTTCATGTCCTTCACTGTAAAATCACCTGCTTCCTTGTTTCCAAATTGAATTTTTTCCAGTCTAGCTGGTGGTTTCTTCAGTGTCTTTTCCAGGGCATCTCTCTGTAGAGACATTAAAAGCTTTCAGCAGAGCTTATTTTGATGGTGGGGTGACACTGCTGCTTgccttatgctttttttttcatgtgtggaGGTGATGGACTCTGATACCAATGAAAGCCTGGAAATAATGATGTGCTAATAACCTCAGTGCTCACTCATGAGTGATTGTTGTCTGTAGTGAGAATTCCCCTTTTCTGCTGAGTGATGTGTCTGTGAAGCTTGCAATGTTGCTGTACACCCAGCAGATGTGGGGATTTGGTAATGAGGCCCTAAGTATTTAGGAAAGTTACTTTATTACTGCTGAAGAGatttaagaattattttgttagaGTTTCATAATCATGATACTGCTGGCCTCTGCTGCATGCAAATGAGCAGCCCAATCCTGGAACTCTGCTGCTGAGGGTAGCACTTGCTCCTGGAAAGATGCAGTGATTATTTGATCAGCCAGGAGGCTGAATTCTACCGTTTTCTGTATGATAAGCAGTTTTAGCAGTGTTAAACCCACAGCAAGGACCTAGGGTTGAAATAATCACTATCCTGTTACAAGTTTCCTGAGCTATCTGCTCCCCAGACTTTTATTGCCATAAATAACTCTAGAAGTCAGGCCTCACTGCCAGAAGTGTTAAGTGCTGCAAATAGTATAGAAGATGACTCATTTAGTGAGATGAAGGTGGAGCATGAATCAGTAGGAAGAAAACTGATATACAAAGGAGACGTTTTGAATGCAGATGACACACAAAATCTGAACAAAGCAATGTTCAATcatcataaaaaagaaacaaaagactttttcaaaagaaaaaaaaaaattcttctatcTAATGACAAAGGCCATTCTAGCAAAAGCCTGAAGTGGGAAGGTATTGCATACTGAGCATGTCATTCCTTACCCAAGATAAACTGTGGACTGCATAGGAAGAGATGAATGGAAAATTCTTTCTAATATGTCCAAACTAAACAGTATTCAGGAAGCAGGTTGCTTTCCAGATTGTTCTGTGCCTATATAAGCTGAGAAAAGAACTTATCTTTGAGCTAAACAGTTTTGGGAGATCAAGAGTCCTCATAGCTTCAATGAACCCACACTGAAAGCTACCAGCAATGgaaatgctaaaataataatCTGTGCACATCCCTTGTAAATAGTAACTCATGAGAAGTGGATGAAATTTCCATAGACCGTTCCATTTGAAACTACAGCTTTTGGTCCTTTTGCTTACCCTCTAGCTCACACACATAGGAGTGCCTTTAAAGGCAGACTTGGAAAAGAGGTACCCGACAGATGATATCTTATAGCTGCTGTTGCACTAATGAACTGAAGTGTCTAGTGCTGCCTATAATTCAACTCCTGCCACTTCTTGGGAGTAGGGGTGTTTATTAAGAGTTTAATGTAACTCTTCAGGGGTAAGGATTAAACATTTTCACGTTTGACATCAGGGAAAGgctcttcactgagagggtggtcagtcaccagaacaggctccccagggaagtagtcatggcaccaagcctgtcagagttcaaggagcatctgaatgatgctcttagtcatatgatttaattttaggtagtcctgtgaggagcagggagttggactcaatgatccttatgggtaCCTTCCCacttgagatattctgtgattccacACAATCTTTTTGAAgcacaggagggaaaaatagCAGTTActttctctcccccccaccacccccaaatGCTGAAATGTAATCATGCAAAGAAGCCTAGATACCTGTATCTTAGGTGGAagctctggctctgctggcATTTTGAGTAAGAGCCACTGTTAAAATTGTAGAGGCTGGTTTATCCTGTGGCATGTATGGCTCTTCCTTGGCTTTGTTACGCTAGACCCATAAAGTGTTGCTCTCAAAAGTACTGCTCCTTTAGAGCAGTAACAGTTAGAAACAGGTATAACAAGGCATCTTAACCTGTACCGCTTGGAGTAGCTTTGTTCAGGATGAAGTGAGGGACGGTCAAAAGACTGAAGGCTGCTAGCTAGCTGTTTCACAGTGTTGCCAATGGCAGGAAATCTGGAGAAGACAGGTAAAGCTGCCAACACTGAAGGGATGCAGGTACTTACATGGAACAGAACTATGCACAGGAAGGGAAAGCTCTTGCAAGGATATCGCTGTCTCCAATATTGTGAAAATAATCTCAAACCTGGTTGTACTCATCTTTCATAGTGCTGTGAGGTCTGTGAGCTCATTTCTTTATTGAAGCTATTGGACTGAAATTTCAGCATAAAGCTATTCATGCTTATTCCTGTCAATTCCAAAATTTCAGATGTGAATTTATCTGTGTATTAATGCTCAAAATCCAGAGCTGCATGTTGTAAATTGGAATATGTCTGGGTAATAAACCTTTTCTACTGTGTCTGTGTTCAGTGCATTTAGTCCCTCTATTCACAGGTAATGTGCTGGATTTGAgctttaatgaaagaaattattcttaCAGGAGGTAGCACAGGCCAAATTTTCTGTTGCTAGTAAGGGAGAACTAATAGTTAACTGCTAGTGACAGATTTATGTTTTCACTTGTAGGTTACCCAGCAGTGGGCCCAGCTCAAATGTAAAAGATCACTTGGAAAAGTTGGCTTTGTTAGTGAAAAGTATGaggttcatttttaaaagctgtactGATTTTAAgacccaaaaaaaaaaaaaaaagtgcctttctCCTGTTGGGAGGATAGAAATTCTCTAAGGAGAAATAGCACAGACCGAGTTTCTGTCAATGAAGAGTATGTGTAATTTAATACCAGACAGCTTATtaatacaggaggaaaaaaagaacagacacTCGCCTATCttatggaggggaaaaatacaaaagcctGCCTGCAGTACGTTACCTAAATTTAGCCACAGAGGGGATAATCCTCTCAGATACTCAAAAATCTGTCTGAGGGAAGTAAGTAAAGGCTATGGAGAAGCTGTACTTGGAGACCTTCGAGCTCCATTTTCCAAAGTCCTGGCAATAGGAAATGCGTTAGGAAGCACCAGTGGTCAGACTGTAAGGTGGCACTTGCTTGTTTAGTCCTTCTTATGAAAGTTTCTATTTGATCTTCAATATTATAAGTGGCTGAGGTTAGAGATATGTGAATGGCTTGCCTCAAATGACAAAACTACTCAGAATCATCCTTGGTCTGAGCTTGAATTGTTCCTGTGTTCAAGCAGCGGTAGGATCATGCTTTGCACAACACATATCTATAAATGTGTTAAATTTCTTACAGACTCCCCACAGACCTTCTCCCTCCTGACATCTGTACTCAAAACTCTATCTGGAAGAGGCATCTGATCCTTAACACAATGCTTGACAACAAAAGAAAGACTTTGAGTTCAGAAGCCACAACAAACCTTGGGTTATCATTcggaatgaaaagaaaatggacacTGGCTTCTTGGTCAAATACCAGttctataattttttaaaaatccattttgtaaTGGTTTCTTAGTCTGAGATCAAATGTGAATTGTAGATTTCTCAGAAGTGTGAATATTTAGGATTTCTGAGGTCTTAATTTAAGTGTAATTGTACGCCCTGACAGCAGTATTTCTTCTAGTTTTGTGGACTTGTGAAACAAGTTTGTGGCATGTTAACTTCCAGTGAGTTTTTTAAAGAGCAAGTTCTTAGTACTGTTGCTGCCTCCTTTGTCCCCATTTGAAAGAAGCCCAGAAGCtgtaaacaactgaaaactgctGCCAGCTTCTGTTGTATTAATCTCCTTGTAATACAGTTCTCTGTTGTCTAATAACTTGCTTCTAAAGTCTTAGAGGAGATATGCTTGGATGCTTTGCGTGTGCGGAAGCTGAATCTCAGGGTGCTCACAGCAGGGTCAGAGCTGTAGCAGGGGTCCTGTCTTGTATAATGACACTTACCTTGTTTTCATACACTTCTCCAGTCCTGGCAGTGGTACTTTGGCTCTTGATTATGCCCTGCATCCTCAGCTCCTCAAGAATGTCTGATGATTTTTGCCTCTCTGTTTCCTGTAAGGGCCATGATTTACTGATGAACTTGCTGGTGAGCAGTGCGTCttcaaaagatgaaaacattaaaacttaATACTTGTAGAGCACTTACATCAAAAAGTTCTATCTGAATGCCATTTTCAATGCCAGAGTTTTTATTTAAGAGGTTACATACTGAGAACACCCAGTGGAGAAGGCCTGCTCGAAGGTCTTTTCACTGCTTAAACTTTGCAGTAAGCTTTTTAGTGGCTTGAAGAACGGTGCAGGCACCTAGTTCAGTTTCTCACTGTAGTCAGTTACACCCAGAGGGGCACATTCAGGAAAGCATGGAAACATGTGCTGAGGGCCTGTGAAGCCAATTTTTGAGCATGTTCCTGAAGAGGGTCCATAGGAAGCTCTTCACAATTCAAGTCCTGAAGGGTACTGTGATCTGGTCAGAGAAAGCCAGGCTGGGACAGGATAGTAGAAGCCTACTAATGGGCTGTCTTGTAAACACCACTGTGTTCTTCTGTTAAATGAACCCAAACTTTCGTATGCTTTCATGGTCTATGATTTTTGTTGTAACAGCATTGCTACATTTGAGTCTGATCATAAGCATTCCAACacttaattatatatttataaacagcAATTAAGAATAAGaaccaaattattttgataagCCTTCTGAGTGGCTGTTTAGTTTCCACATATTAGACATGAATAAACAACGAACAACTTTATTGCCAAGACCCATCAGGTTTTTCAACCCTCAGTTGACAGTTCTACCATCTGCCCAACCTCTATTGGCAGAAGTTAGAGCTTTTGTACAAAGAATGCTTGGACCAAATCAAAATCGCAGTTATTTGACATCTGCCACTCCTTACAAGCAGAGTGAGTATGACAACGTTGGCTTATTTTTTagttgtaaaacaaaaatacagaacatcTACCACCTTGTAGAAGCTGACTCCTAAAATAACTGAACCACTCACCCAAAAAGTTGGGGTTCAGCTGTCAGTCAGAACACGTAAATGTCAGAAGCCAGTACACAGCAAAACATATcttggcaaaaaataaaagtatgatGAGTGGGCAATGTTGACAAGTGATGTGAATTTGTATTGGGTTTACTAATCTGTTcattcaggagaaaaatgtagTTGGAATATCTTGGCAtggtgtggtttgggttttttgtcttgAAACAAAAGATTGAAGCATGATTTCAAAAACTTTCTGTTTGGAAATTTCCTGTGAAGTTATCTTTTAGCaagtgggaggaaaaggagcttaaattaaatgaaacaccATTTCAGAgcaagcaaataattttgttcaatCTGAAATTAAATCCTTTCATCACATCCTCCTGTGGCATTGGGAGTTAAGTCCTCTTTAATGAATAGCAAACACTAGTAATTATTCCTTTTGTGttcaatttgaaatattttattacaagcCTTGTTTATTACAAAGAGTAAACAACCACTGTAGATTTTCCATTTAGTGTGTTTGTGAAATGTAAGCTCTTTATGGccctggaagaaaacaagagttAAACTACAAAATTAGGGGGTTTAAATGTGCCAAAGATGGTGCTGCTTTTCCATTAGTGACTCTTACTACACTGGTATCCTAAGATTATAGAAGAGTTTGGGTTTAAGTGTTCacctgtacttaaaaaaaaaaaaatttctttgcagaCCGTTGCTTATTGTCATGatgatttctgaattttttttagtagttttcTCTCTATGATAACTGGCCCTGTAACTTTTGTTTGCAAACAAAAGTTAATAACATGGTATTTACTTACTGTCTGTACCTGATGCTAGTCAGGGGCATTGTATTGACCATTCTGCTGTAAACGCTGACTGCCCACACAAGGGCTGTCAATCTGCTGTTACAATGCGTCTTCCCAGTGTGCTGTAATCCCAGTTAGAGGGGCTACTCCTGGGAACAAGGCTGAGTTTGTTCTTTTGGTCTGTTTTAGGTGCCTGCCAAGAAAAGTATCTACCCTGCTGCCTGTTCTGATAGCAAGGGTTGAGTCATGCTGCAGAACATAATCATTGGCTGGGAAATACTTTCTGCTACTATTGCGGGGTTTTAAACCAGTGCTAAGAGCTCAATCCTTGTGGTGTCACAGCATGAACGTTTCTGGGTGTAGAAGTTGGCTGTAGCAATAGACTCCCAAGATTGTTTCCTCCTAGGTCTCCGTTTGTGGAGTTGGTATGAACTTCAGTTACTGTTTACCTGTGCTTTGtgcattgctgcttttctgagatGATGTAAATCTTTCTGGTAGTTCCTCAGGGTTGTCTCCCTCACTGGTCTCATCTGCAAGTTTGGCTCCATCCTTTGAAGTGCTCGTTGGCCAAGCTGCCCCATCCTGTGAGGGGACAGCCTCTGTTCCAGCAGTGCTGTCATTTTTAGTctacaagaaaatgaagaaacaaatgagCATCTCCTTGGGCTTCTAAACATTTAAGGTGGTATCTAGAATAGTCCCATAGAATTGGCAGGTTCAGAGTGTAGTGGAGTGGAAGACAGAGGCATTCCTGATACTTATCCATGTTCTGTCACAGGTGGATGTTGATGGTGAGGAAAAGTCTCCTGGAGCGTTTTGTAAAGGAAGCAATGACCTTAAGCCTAAATGTATCCATAATCCAGTTGACTGTATTGGAGTATTGTTTCAGTACTTTAAGTGCCTTCTGTATGTGGATCATGGGTTGGAAATttaaaactgagttttaaaTTAGCACTTGGTAAGGTGTTAACCTGTGCCCCTTCTAAATAATAGCTTTGAACCTCCAAAGAATGCAGGATTAGAGCCTGGATGTATTCTTGTCTCTTTGCGTGTTTGGGCTTGAGCCAACTCGACTGTTTAAACTTCACAAAGTGGCTGTGCACATGTATCCTATAATACTTGCATATATACGAGCCCCCTGCCTCATAATAACTTTTTGAGGCAAAACCCGCCTTGCTGCAGTGTTGTAAGTGTCACTGGTGTGGGAGATAAGTGCCTCTAATTGTATCTTTAATGAAGCAAGTGGGACAGACTGTGGAAAGCAACTTTTCAGGTGCTGTAAAATCAGATCATGCATGTGGCCAAATGGTGAGTTTGCTTCCCCTGGAGCGTAAGCTGAGCGATAGCCCTTCTCTTAGAGCTCCCCGACAGAGTCAGAGCTACTGACTTGTTAACATCAGCAAAACTATTTCTCTGTATGTGTATGTCTTTGTAGACTCGCATG includes:
- the STMND1 gene encoding LOW QUALITY PROTEIN: stathmin domain-containing protein 1 (The sequence of the model RefSeq protein was modified relative to this genomic sequence to represent the inferred CDS: inserted 3 bases in 3 codons) — its product is MGCSISNRVAVTQLSSEELQNNQEAKSQTKNDSTAGTEAVPSQDGAAWPTSTSKDGAKLADETSEGDNPEELPERFTSSQKSSNAQSTDALLTSKFISKSWPLQETERQKSSDILEELRMQGIIKSQSTTARTGEVYENKRDALEKTLKKPPARLEKIQFGNKEAGDFTVKDMKTSAEAKKQVREEELNKIPQHXPATVHQTTGKQTEKDCPSFESQGGTDSPXPLDGEPGVLLKEITAVEATTSNTEDCHXSPITYNYINETIWI